The following coding sequences lie in one Populus trichocarpa isolate Nisqually-1 chromosome 14, P.trichocarpa_v4.1, whole genome shotgun sequence genomic window:
- the LOC7468542 gene encoding uncharacterized protein LOC7468542 codes for MSVEILDGATIVNFLEDEEAFNASICDRFAHLDSNNDGKLSYEEMLKELQGLRVMETHFGVDVETDPDELVQVYDSLFVQFDHDLNGTVDLEEFKAETKQMMLAMASGMGFLPVQMVLEEDSFLKKAVEWESAKLVASYSSYPN; via the coding sequence ATGAGTGTGGAGATCTTGGACGGTGCCACCATTGTCAACTTTCTGGAGGACGAGGAAGCATTCAATGCGTCGATATGTGACCGCTTTGCCCACCTTGACTCAAACAATGACGGCAAGCTTTCGTACGAGGAGATGTTGAAGGAGCTGCAGGGTTTGAGGGTAATGGAAACCCActttggagtagatgtggaaacaGACCCAGATGAGCTTGTCCAGGTCTATGATTCTCTGTTCGTCCAATTTGATCATGACTTGAATGGGACAGTGGACTTAGAGGAGTTCAAGGCGGAGACCAAGCAGATGATGCTAGCCATGGCTAGTGGGATGGGTTTCTTGCCTGTTCAGATGGTGCTGGAAGAAGACAGTTTCTTGAAGAAAGCTGTGGAGTGGGAATCTGCTAAGCTGGTTGCTTCATATTCTTCATATCCTAATTAA
- the LOC7455972 gene encoding formate dehydrogenase, mitochondrial, which produces MAMKRAATSAIRAFSSSSPASSVSSGSSTRLLHASAESKKIVGVFYKANEYASLNPNFVGSLEGALGIRDWLESQGHQYIVTDDKEGLDSELEKHIPDLHVLITTPFHPAYVTAERIKRAKNLQLLLTAGIGSDHIDLEAAAAAGLTVAEVTGSNVVSVAEDELMRILILVRNFLPGYHQVINGEWNVAAIAYRAYDLEGKTVGTVGAGRIGKLLLQRLKPFNCNLLYHDRLKMDPELEKQTGAKFEEDLDSLLSKCDVVVINTPLTEKTRGMFDKERIAKMKKGVLIVNNARGAIMDTQAVVDACSSGQIGGYSGDVWNPQPAPKDHPWRYMPNHAMTPHISGTTIDGQLRYAAGVKDMLDRYFKGEEFPPQNYIVKEGKLASQYL; this is translated from the exons atggCCATGAAGCGTGCTGCTACCTCTGCAATTCGCGCTTTCTCGTCTTCATCACCAGCATCATCTGTGAGTTCTGGCTCCTCAACTAGGCTTCTCCAT GCTTCGgcagaaagcaaaaaaattgtTGGGGTGTTTTACAAAGCAAATGAGTATGCTTCATTGAATCCTAATTTTGTGGGTTCCTTGGAAGGAGCTTTGGGCATTCGTGACTGGCTGGAATCACAAGGCCACCAGTACATTGTCACTGATGACAAAGAAGGACTGGATTCtg AACTTGAAAAGCATATTCCTGATCTCCATGTGCTCATTACTACCCCTTTCCACCCCGCCTATGTAACGGCAGAAAGGATCAAGAGGGCAAAAAATCTGCAACTGCTTCTCACTGCTGGAATAGGCTCTGATCATATAGATTTGGAGGCAGCAGCTGCTGCTGGGTTAACTGTTGCAGAGGTCACAGGAAGCAATGTCGTCTCGGTTGCAGAAGATGAGCTCATGAGAATCCTTATTCTTGTACGAAATTTCTTACCTGGATATCATCAAGTTATCAATGGGGAGTGGAATGTGGCAGCTATCGCCTACAGAGCTTATGATCTTGAAGGAAAGACAGTGGGAACTGTTGGTGCTGGACGCATTGGAAAGCTTTTACTCCAGAGGTTGAAGCCTTTCAATTGCAACCTACTGTATCATGACAGACTTAAGATGGATCCAGAATTGGAGAAACAGACAGGGGCAAAGTTTGAGGAGGATCTTGATTCATTGCTTTCTAAATGTGACGTAGTTGTCATCAACACGCCGCTTACAGAGAAAACAAG AGGGATGTTTGACAAAGAAAGGATTGCAAAGATGAAGAAAGGAGTTCTTATTGTTAACAATGCCCGAGGAGCAATCATGGACACTCAAGCAGTTGTTGATGCTTGCTCCAGTGGACAGATTGGAG GTTACAGTGGAGATGTTTGGAATCCGCAACCAGCTCCCAAGGACCATCCATGGCGTTACATGCCGAACCATGCAATGACCCCCCATATTTCTGGAACCACTATAGATGGACAG TTGCGATACGCCGCCGGAGTTAAGGACATGCTTGACAGATACTTCAAGGGAGAAGAATTTCCTCCACAGAATTACATTGTGAAGGAGGGCAAACTGGCCAGTCAGTACCTGTGA